The Saccharopolyspora gloriosae genome has a segment encoding these proteins:
- a CDS encoding LLM class F420-dependent oxidoreductase, with the protein MSKINFTSRVGVWWTSDLWPINDVIARAREIEQLGYASLFYGEAGGKETFTQAAALLGGTERLAMGTGIANIHARSAPATEAATRTLGALHPGRFVLGLGVSHAPLVERSYAGTYAKPLSTMRDYLKTMDSVSDKIEPNERRPARLLAALGPKMIELSGTAADGAHPYLVTPEQTASTREQLGPDKWVISEQAVALTTDRETGLRRAHEHLHMYSQLPNYQNSWLRQGFDESDVIVGGSDRLAEGMVAMGDAEVVAAQVQRHLDGGADHVLIQVLGDDRSGDPLPALRELAPALGLG; encoded by the coding sequence ATGAGCAAAATCAACTTCACTTCCCGGGTCGGCGTCTGGTGGACCAGTGACCTGTGGCCGATCAACGACGTGATCGCCCGCGCGCGTGAGATCGAGCAGCTCGGCTACGCCTCGCTGTTCTACGGCGAGGCCGGTGGCAAGGAGACCTTCACGCAGGCCGCCGCACTGCTCGGCGGCACCGAGCGACTCGCGATGGGCACCGGCATCGCCAACATCCACGCCCGCAGCGCCCCGGCCACCGAAGCCGCCACCCGCACGCTCGGCGCGCTGCACCCGGGCCGATTCGTGCTCGGGCTGGGCGTCAGCCACGCCCCGCTGGTGGAACGCAGCTACGCGGGCACCTACGCGAAACCGCTGAGCACCATGCGTGACTACCTGAAGACCATGGACTCCGTCTCGGACAAGATCGAACCGAACGAGCGGCGTCCGGCCCGGCTGCTGGCCGCGCTGGGGCCGAAGATGATCGAGCTCTCCGGCACCGCCGCCGACGGGGCGCACCCGTACCTGGTGACTCCCGAGCAGACCGCGAGCACCCGCGAGCAACTCGGGCCGGACAAGTGGGTCATCAGCGAACAAGCCGTCGCGCTCACCACCGACCGGGAGACCGGCCTGCGCCGCGCGCACGAGCACCTGCACATGTACTCGCAGCTGCCGAACTACCAGAATTCCTGGCTGCGCCAGGGTTTCGACGAAAGTGACGTGATCGTCGGAGGCTCGGACCGGCTGGCCGAAGGCATGGTCGCCATGGGTGACGCCGAAGTGGTCGCGGCGCAGGTGCAGCGGCATCTGGACGGCGGCGCCGATCACGTGCTCATCCAGGTCCTCGGCGACGACCGTTCCGGGGACCCGCTGCCCGCGCTCCGCGAACTCGCGCCGGCACTAGGCCTGGGCTGA
- a CDS encoding acetate--CoA ligase family protein — translation MVCHASGFAEHNAAGAELQRSLVDAAGDVALIGPNCFGVLNYLDGMALWPDQHGGQRVDRGVAIITQSGTIGQNLTMQRRALPIAQLVTLGNGAVTGVPDLVEAMLDDPRITAIGLHLEGVDDVARLSRAGVLAARKGVPIVVLKSGTSEVGARTTLSHTSSLAGSDVLCDALFRRLGMARVQQVGTFVEALKFLHVNGPLRGRRITSASASGGEAALVADLAESHGLDLPEFREGTRRRLRELLGERVSIANPLDYHTYIWGDRAKQAACFAELFSGDFDCHLLLADFPREDRCVDGAWTIAIDAFLAAQISHGGAGCVVSSLPEGLPDSVRERLLAAGVAPMQGTADCLAAIAAAARIGEAQQAAASLVPLRVPSPRRGRERRVDEPSGKRALAEYGLAVPDGRVVTAGEAPEAAVELGFPVVVKAVAANLAHKTEAGAVRLGLTGPEQVRDAVAEMAGLSDRFLVERMVGGAIAELIVGVRRDARFGLALTVGAGGVLVELLRDATTSLLPVSHDQIRDALGRLKIWPLLSGFRGEGADVDSVVSAIAAIADYARENEHLREIDVNPLLALPHGAVAVDVLILETRSSDE, via the coding sequence GTGGTCTGCCATGCGTCGGGTTTCGCCGAGCACAACGCCGCGGGCGCCGAACTGCAACGGTCCTTGGTGGACGCCGCGGGGGACGTGGCGCTGATCGGACCGAACTGCTTCGGCGTGCTCAACTACCTCGACGGCATGGCCTTGTGGCCGGACCAGCACGGCGGGCAGCGGGTGGATCGCGGCGTCGCGATCATCACGCAGAGCGGGACGATCGGCCAGAACCTGACCATGCAGCGCAGGGCGCTGCCGATCGCGCAGCTCGTGACCCTGGGCAACGGTGCGGTCACCGGTGTCCCCGATCTCGTCGAGGCGATGCTCGACGATCCGCGCATCACCGCGATCGGCCTCCATTTGGAGGGAGTGGACGACGTCGCCCGGCTGTCCCGGGCCGGTGTCCTCGCAGCGCGCAAAGGTGTTCCGATCGTGGTGCTGAAGTCGGGAACGTCGGAGGTGGGAGCCCGGACGACGCTCAGCCACACCAGTTCCCTCGCGGGCTCGGACGTGCTGTGCGACGCGCTGTTCCGGCGGCTCGGCATGGCGCGCGTGCAGCAGGTGGGCACCTTCGTGGAGGCGCTGAAGTTCCTGCACGTCAACGGTCCGTTGCGCGGTCGCCGGATCACTTCGGCCAGCGCCTCGGGCGGCGAGGCCGCGCTGGTCGCCGATCTGGCGGAAAGCCACGGTCTCGACCTGCCCGAGTTCCGCGAGGGCACCCGGCGACGGCTGCGCGAGCTGTTGGGTGAACGCGTGTCGATCGCCAACCCGCTCGACTACCACACCTACATCTGGGGTGACCGTGCGAAGCAGGCCGCCTGCTTCGCCGAACTGTTCAGCGGCGACTTCGACTGCCACCTGCTGCTGGCGGACTTCCCGCGCGAAGACCGCTGCGTCGACGGAGCCTGGACGATCGCGATCGACGCGTTCCTCGCGGCGCAGATCTCCCACGGCGGCGCGGGTTGTGTGGTCAGCTCACTGCCGGAGGGATTGCCGGATTCGGTGCGGGAACGATTGCTGGCGGCGGGCGTCGCGCCGATGCAGGGCACCGCCGATTGCCTTGCCGCCATCGCGGCCGCCGCCCGGATCGGGGAGGCGCAACAAGCCGCCGCCTCGCTCGTTCCGCTGCGGGTGCCGAGCCCGCGACGCGGGCGAGAGCGGCGAGTGGACGAGCCCTCGGGAAAACGAGCCCTCGCCGAGTACGGCCTGGCCGTGCCCGACGGCCGCGTGGTCACCGCGGGCGAGGCGCCGGAAGCGGCTGTGGAGCTAGGTTTTCCCGTTGTGGTCAAGGCGGTCGCCGCGAACTTGGCGCACAAGACCGAGGCCGGTGCCGTCCGGCTCGGCCTGACCGGGCCGGAGCAGGTGCGCGACGCCGTCGCGGAGATGGCCGGGCTCAGCGACCGGTTCCTGGTCGAGCGGATGGTCGGCGGTGCGATCGCCGAACTGATCGTCGGGGTGCGCCGCGACGCCCGGTTCGGCTTGGCGTTGACCGTCGGAGCCGGCGGTGTGCTGGTCGAGCTGCTGCGCGATGCGACGACCTCGCTGCTGCCCGTGTCGCACGACCAGATCCGGGATGCGTTGGGGCGCCTGAAGATCTGGCCGTTGCTGTCCGGATTCCGGGGCGAGGGAGCCGATGTCGACTCCGTGGTGTCGGCGATCGCCGCCATCGCCGACTACGCCCGCGAGAACGAGCACCTGCGGGAAATCGACGTGAACCCGCTGCTGGCGCTGCCGCACGGCGCGGTCGCCGTGGACGTGCTGATACTGGAGACGAGGAGTTCAGATGAGTGA
- a CDS encoding enoyl-CoA hydratase-related protein: MSDPVRLDVDGGVLTITLDRPTANAVDVATSNALHAAFDRLRRDDSLRVAVLTGGGERFFSAGWDLKAAAAGETIDADHGPGGFAGLTEFFELDKPVIAAVNGLALGGGFELALAADLVVAADHAEFALTEVTLGMVPDAGGVLRLPQRLPRAVAAELLLTGRRVTAVEAREWGLVNRVVPAAELPAEAAELAARICAAAPLAIAAVKEITRHTAALDPESGYRLLRSGKLPNYQAALTSDDAKEGPRAFAEKREPTWSGR; the protein is encoded by the coding sequence ATGAGTGACCCGGTACGACTCGACGTGGACGGCGGGGTGCTGACGATCACCCTGGATCGGCCGACGGCCAACGCCGTCGACGTGGCCACCAGCAACGCGCTCCACGCGGCCTTCGACCGCCTGCGCCGGGACGACTCGCTGCGCGTCGCCGTGCTCACCGGAGGGGGCGAGCGGTTCTTCTCCGCGGGCTGGGACTTGAAGGCGGCCGCCGCAGGCGAAACCATCGACGCCGACCACGGGCCGGGCGGTTTCGCCGGGTTGACCGAGTTCTTCGAACTGGACAAGCCGGTGATCGCGGCGGTGAACGGGCTGGCGCTGGGCGGCGGCTTCGAACTAGCCCTGGCCGCCGACCTGGTGGTGGCCGCCGACCACGCCGAGTTCGCGCTGACCGAGGTGACGCTGGGCATGGTCCCCGACGCCGGTGGAGTGCTGCGATTGCCGCAACGGCTGCCGCGGGCCGTGGCCGCGGAGTTGTTGCTGACCGGCCGCCGGGTGACCGCAGTCGAAGCCCGGGAATGGGGACTGGTCAACCGCGTCGTCCCGGCGGCGGAGCTGCCCGCTGAAGCAGCCGAACTGGCCGCCCGGATCTGCGCGGCGGCACCACTGGCGATCGCCGCCGTCAAGGAGATCACCCGGCACACCGCCGCGCTGGACCCCGAATCCGGCTATCGCCTGCTGCGCAGCGGAAAGCTGCCGAACTACCAGGCGGCGCTGACCTCCGACGACGCGAAGGAAGGCCCGCGCGCCTTCGCCGAGAAGCGCGAACCGACCTGGAGCGGCCGTTGA
- a CDS encoding LLM class flavin-dependent oxidoreductase: MTTADRQLHLGVNMYNAGIHVSAWRKQEDPFSYLDVDFYRDIARIAERGTLDAVFLADIPGLREDARARPTLGLEPTVLLTGVAAATERIGLVATASTTFNDPYNIARRFSTLDHVSRGRAAWNAVTTYDPTVAPNFGLPELPEHHDRYGRAEEFVDVVRKLWDSWEDGALVGDQAGDLADPDRIHAVEHRGEHFSVRGPLPLPRSPQGRPVLVQAGGSEHGKRLAARTADAVFAAQTTFDEGRRFYAEMKQRARDFGRNPDALKILPGLCTVIAATEAEAKARKAELDELGGQQWAIGKLAANLGVPVDQLELDAPVPEHLLRGLDEKPGSRGFAKAVADYARADGLTVRELALLGGGGHRYAIGTPEQIADTIEHWFRNGAADGFNLMPDVLPSGLETFVDHVVPELRRRGLFRTEYTGTTLREHLGLSRPPSRYETETPHSSSAS, translated from the coding sequence ATGACCACTGCTGATCGACAACTGCACCTCGGCGTGAACATGTACAACGCCGGAATACACGTCAGCGCTTGGCGCAAGCAAGAAGATCCGTTCTCCTACCTCGACGTCGACTTCTACCGGGACATCGCGCGCATCGCGGAGCGGGGCACGCTGGACGCGGTCTTCCTCGCCGACATACCCGGTTTGCGGGAGGATGCGCGGGCACGCCCGACGCTCGGCCTGGAACCGACCGTGCTGCTGACCGGGGTGGCGGCGGCCACCGAACGGATCGGGCTGGTCGCCACTGCTTCCACGACGTTCAACGACCCGTACAACATCGCCCGCAGGTTCTCCACCCTGGACCACGTCAGCCGTGGCCGGGCGGCCTGGAACGCGGTCACCACGTACGACCCGACGGTGGCGCCCAACTTCGGGCTGCCCGAACTCCCGGAGCACCACGACCGCTACGGACGAGCCGAGGAGTTCGTCGATGTGGTGCGGAAGCTGTGGGACTCGTGGGAGGACGGCGCACTCGTCGGCGACCAGGCGGGTGATCTGGCCGACCCCGACCGCATCCACGCCGTCGAGCACCGAGGCGAGCACTTCTCGGTGCGCGGCCCGCTGCCGCTTCCGCGCTCGCCGCAGGGACGACCGGTACTGGTCCAGGCGGGCGGTTCCGAGCACGGCAAACGACTCGCCGCGCGGACCGCCGACGCGGTGTTCGCCGCGCAGACCACCTTCGACGAGGGCAGGCGGTTCTACGCGGAGATGAAGCAGCGCGCCCGGGACTTCGGCCGAAACCCCGACGCGCTGAAGATCCTGCCCGGCCTGTGCACGGTCATCGCCGCCACCGAAGCCGAGGCCAAGGCCCGCAAGGCCGAACTGGACGAGCTCGGCGGGCAGCAGTGGGCGATCGGCAAGCTCGCCGCCAACCTCGGCGTCCCGGTCGATCAGCTCGAGCTGGACGCACCGGTACCGGAACACCTGCTGCGCGGGCTCGACGAGAAGCCGGGCTCACGCGGTTTCGCCAAGGCGGTGGCCGACTACGCCCGCGCGGACGGGTTGACCGTCCGGGAACTCGCCCTGCTCGGCGGCGGCGGGCACCGGTACGCGATCGGCACCCCGGAGCAGATCGCCGACACCATCGAGCACTGGTTCCGCAACGGCGCCGCGGACGGGTTCAACCTCATGCCCGATGTGCTGCCGTCCGGGTTGGAGACCTTCGTCGATCACGTCGTGCCCGAGCTGCGCAGGAGAGGCCTCTTCCGCACCGAGTACACCGGTACGACCCTGCGCGAGCACCTCGGGCTGAGCAGGCCGCCCAGCCGCTACGAAACCGAAACCCCGCACTCGTCCTCAGCGAGCTGA
- a CDS encoding acyl-CoA dehydrogenase family protein: protein MDFELTDEQKIIVETVRKFVEVELAPHEDEVERRDEVPAELARRIRAKALESGLYAPNMPAELGGGGLDATSLTLVERELGRTGYALQALVARPGNILQACAGEQRERYLLPAIRGERHDCLAMTEPGAGSDVRSMSATAVRTGDEYVLHGTKHFISHADMADFVVLFAATGVEDTPRGPKNLITAFLVDLDAPGLTVTPGSGCVSHRGYHQSELAFADCRVPVAQRLGDEGQGFELMGEWLGASRLSVAATSVGRARRVLRMTTGWAAEREQFGRAIGRFQGVSFPLADMATELEAAELLTLRAAAKLDAGAMTDRDAAMAKLFATEALARITDHAVQIFGGMGLMSELPIERFWRDARVERIWDGTSEIQRHIISRSLLRPLGS, encoded by the coding sequence GTGGATTTTGAGCTCACCGACGAACAGAAGATCATCGTCGAGACCGTCCGCAAGTTCGTGGAAGTCGAACTCGCCCCGCACGAGGACGAGGTGGAACGCCGCGACGAAGTCCCCGCCGAACTGGCCCGCCGGATCCGCGCGAAGGCCCTCGAATCCGGTCTCTACGCACCGAACATGCCCGCGGAGCTCGGCGGTGGAGGGCTGGACGCCACCAGCCTGACCCTCGTCGAGCGGGAACTCGGCCGCACCGGCTACGCCCTCCAGGCGCTGGTGGCCCGCCCCGGCAACATCCTCCAGGCTTGTGCCGGTGAGCAGCGCGAGCGCTACCTGCTGCCCGCGATCCGCGGCGAACGCCACGACTGCCTCGCGATGACCGAACCCGGCGCGGGTTCCGACGTCCGGTCGATGAGCGCGACTGCGGTGCGCACGGGCGACGAGTACGTGCTCCACGGCACCAAGCACTTCATCAGCCACGCCGACATGGCCGACTTCGTGGTGCTGTTCGCCGCCACCGGCGTCGAGGACACCCCGCGCGGACCGAAGAACCTGATCACCGCTTTCCTGGTCGACCTGGATGCGCCCGGGCTGACCGTGACGCCCGGTTCGGGCTGCGTGTCGCATCGCGGCTACCACCAGAGCGAACTGGCCTTCGCGGACTGCCGCGTCCCGGTGGCCCAGCGCCTGGGCGACGAGGGGCAGGGTTTTGAGCTGATGGGCGAATGGCTGGGCGCCAGCCGCCTCAGCGTCGCCGCCACCAGCGTCGGCAGGGCGCGGCGCGTCCTAAGGATGACCACCGGGTGGGCCGCCGAACGTGAGCAGTTCGGCCGGGCGATCGGGCGTTTCCAAGGTGTTTCCTTCCCGCTCGCGGACATGGCGACGGAACTCGAAGCGGCCGAGCTGCTGACCCTCCGGGCCGCGGCGAAGCTCGACGCGGGCGCCATGACCGATCGGGACGCGGCGATGGCGAAGCTGTTCGCCACCGAAGCGCTGGCCCGCATCACCGACCACGCGGTGCAGATCTTCGGCGGCATGGGACTGATGTCCGAGTTGCCGATCGAACGTTTCTGGCGGGACGCCAGGGTGGAACGGATCTGGGACGGCACCAGCGAAATCCAGCGGCACATCATCTCCCGTTCCCTGCTGCGCCCGTTGGGTTCGTGA
- a CDS encoding MFS transporter: MSTLSTGEQRPVLIRSAQDVTNLVNSGAARGSHAKMVVLLALGGIFLDAYDLTSLAYGITDIKNEFGLTATGAGAVTASIAVGAVFGAWFGGFLTDRLGRYRVFMADMLFFVISAIGCALAPNVEVLVFFRFLMGFGVGMDIPVAMAFLAEFSRLRGKGGKGARTAGWSPAWYVATSVGYLVILGLYFVLPEDQHGLLWRFSVGFGAVPAIVILLVRNKYMSESASWAASQGDLHRAADILTQTYGVPAVVADDAPAAVRSRPNWLRDFLRLFSGRYRARTVQALVIAVAQTFGYNAVAYGLPVIIGSLLAQGELTTISASLVLNLVFAVTGGFLGIRLAGRIGAWRPALVGFAIQLGALIVLAIIGEPSSTAFVLSAVVALGAFMFAQAAGPGAQYMNFASLGYPTALRGTGLGFNQGTTRLGATVALFLFPVLSTALGTAVFWVIAIAPLAGLLAVLAQRWEPTIHDADAEAADR; the protein is encoded by the coding sequence GTGTCCACCCTCTCCACCGGTGAACAACGCCCCGTGCTCATCCGCTCGGCCCAGGACGTCACGAACCTGGTCAATTCGGGGGCCGCGCGCGGCAGTCACGCGAAGATGGTCGTGCTGCTGGCGCTCGGCGGAATCTTCCTCGACGCCTACGACCTCACCTCGCTGGCCTACGGCATCACCGACATCAAGAACGAGTTCGGCCTGACCGCCACGGGTGCGGGAGCGGTGACGGCCTCCATCGCGGTGGGGGCGGTGTTCGGCGCCTGGTTCGGCGGGTTCCTCACCGACCGGCTCGGACGTTATCGCGTGTTCATGGCGGACATGCTGTTCTTCGTCATCTCCGCGATCGGCTGCGCGCTGGCGCCGAACGTGGAAGTCCTGGTGTTCTTCCGGTTCCTGATGGGCTTCGGGGTCGGGATGGACATCCCGGTCGCGATGGCGTTCCTCGCCGAGTTCTCCCGCCTGCGCGGCAAAGGCGGCAAGGGCGCGCGCACGGCAGGCTGGTCACCGGCCTGGTACGTGGCGACGAGCGTCGGCTACCTCGTGATCCTCGGGTTGTACTTCGTCCTGCCCGAAGATCAGCACGGGTTGCTGTGGCGGTTCTCCGTCGGTTTCGGTGCGGTGCCCGCGATCGTGATCCTGCTGGTGCGCAACAAGTACATGAGCGAGTCGGCGTCCTGGGCGGCGAGTCAAGGGGATCTGCATCGGGCGGCCGACATCCTGACCCAGACCTACGGTGTGCCCGCGGTCGTCGCCGACGACGCGCCTGCGGCGGTGCGTTCGCGGCCGAACTGGCTGCGGGACTTCCTGCGGTTGTTCTCCGGACGCTACCGAGCCCGCACGGTGCAGGCGCTGGTGATCGCGGTCGCCCAGACCTTCGGCTACAACGCCGTCGCCTACGGACTGCCGGTGATCATCGGCAGCCTGCTGGCGCAGGGCGAACTCACCACGATCAGCGCTTCGCTCGTGCTCAACCTCGTTTTCGCGGTGACGGGCGGCTTCCTCGGCATCCGGCTGGCGGGCCGGATCGGCGCATGGCGGCCTGCGCTGGTCGGTTTCGCGATCCAGCTCGGTGCGCTCATCGTGCTGGCGATCATCGGCGAACCGTCGAGCACGGCGTTCGTGCTGTCCGCGGTCGTCGCGCTCGGGGCGTTCATGTTCGCCCAAGCCGCCGGTCCCGGCGCGCAGTACATGAACTTCGCCTCGCTCGGCTACCCGACGGCGCTGCGCGGTACCGGCCTGGGCTTCAACCAGGGCACGACGCGGCTCGGCGCCACGGTCGCGCTGTTCCTGTTCCCGGTGCTCAGCACCGCGCTGGGCACGGCGGTGTTCTGGGTGATCGCAATCGCGCCACTGGCCGGCCTGCTCGCGGTGCTGGCGCAGCGCTGGGAACCGACGATCCACGACGCCGACGCGGAGGCGGCGGACCGGTGA
- a CDS encoding thioesterase family protein: MERVVTPYEGGASRPWDDAEPIPAPLRLHETKVSPRWVDYNGHMSESCYLLVFGDDSDAFFRYIGVDEQYRESGGSLYTVESHLHHKREVAEGEPLALSLRLLDHDAKRVHLFHEMHHASTGRLLATAEQLLVHVDTEQGRARSLPEHLRHRLTAVHRAHRDLPIPDQVGRPMGIPR; the protein is encoded by the coding sequence ATGGAACGAGTGGTAACCCCGTACGAAGGCGGCGCGAGCCGGCCCTGGGACGACGCGGAACCGATCCCGGCGCCGCTGCGACTGCACGAGACGAAGGTCAGCCCGCGCTGGGTGGACTACAACGGCCACATGAGCGAGTCCTGCTACCTGCTCGTGTTCGGCGACGACTCCGACGCGTTTTTCCGGTACATCGGCGTCGACGAGCAGTACCGGGAAAGCGGCGGATCGCTCTACACCGTGGAGAGCCACCTCCACCACAAGCGGGAAGTGGCCGAAGGCGAGCCGCTCGCGCTGAGCCTGCGACTGCTCGACCACGACGCCAAGCGAGTGCACCTCTTCCACGAGATGCACCACGCGTCGACGGGACGGCTGCTGGCCACGGCGGAGCAGCTGCTCGTGCACGTCGACACCGAGCAGGGCCGCGCCCGCTCGCTCCCCGAACACCTCAGGCACCGGCTGACCGCCGTCCACCGCGCCCACCGCGACCTTCCGATCCCGGACCAGGTCGGCCGGCCGATGGGCATCCCACGTTGA
- a CDS encoding IclR family transcriptional regulator has translation MSAEAAETPDEQGQARSGGRVQSLDRAVALLNAVATSSPDGRSAADLATACGLNRATAWRLLATMEHHALVDRNPATNRYTIGFAVSRMAATAGVDGLVRRAHGALERLSRTTGETANLAVAQRLGLTYVDEVAPPTVLSARWLGRDVPIHATSAGKAFLAWLPDKEVETLLDSPLPEFTANTHTDRDALRTELFEIRAQGYSEGAGELESLVNGVSAPVLDAGHRPIAIVSVGGPQDRVPPSRFGEFGALARETAQEIAAALL, from the coding sequence ATGAGCGCGGAAGCGGCGGAAACCCCGGATGAACAGGGACAAGCACGATCCGGCGGACGAGTGCAGTCCCTGGACCGAGCGGTGGCGCTGCTCAACGCCGTCGCCACCAGTTCCCCGGACGGACGCTCCGCCGCCGACCTCGCCACCGCTTGCGGGCTGAACCGGGCCACCGCGTGGCGGCTGCTCGCCACCATGGAGCACCACGCGCTGGTCGACCGGAACCCGGCCACCAACCGCTACACGATCGGCTTCGCGGTCAGCCGGATGGCCGCCACCGCCGGCGTCGACGGACTCGTCCGCCGCGCCCACGGCGCGCTGGAACGGCTCAGCCGCACCACCGGTGAGACGGCGAACCTCGCCGTCGCCCAACGACTCGGACTGACCTATGTGGACGAAGTCGCACCGCCGACGGTGCTCAGCGCCCGCTGGCTGGGACGGGACGTGCCGATCCACGCGACCTCCGCGGGCAAGGCGTTCCTCGCGTGGCTGCCCGACAAAGAGGTCGAAACCCTGCTCGATTCACCACTGCCGGAATTCACCGCGAACACCCACACCGACCGCGACGCGCTGCGGACCGAACTCTTCGAGATCCGCGCCCAGGGCTACAGCGAAGGCGCAGGCGAACTCGAATCCCTCGTCAACGGCGTGTCCGCACCGGTGCTCGACGCCGGCCACCGCCCGATCGCCATCGTCAGCGTCGGCGGGCCGCAGGACCGCGTGCCGCCGTCCCGCTTCGGCGAATTCGGTGCGCTGGCGCGTGAAACGGCACAGGAGATCGCCGCCGCACTGCTCTGA
- a CDS encoding LLM class flavin-dependent oxidoreductase: MTGLEGTVSELVKPLRKLGFLTIGLFDGDDPRPGHESTLEIVELGERLGFDTAWVRHRHLQYGISSPTAVLAALTQRTSRINLGTAVIPLGWENPLRLAEDLATVDVLSGGRLNPGVSAGPPMHFERVRSALYPDTADQEDLGYGRAERFIDFLRGTPVTEFRGTEGIEVFSDRVQPHSPGLADRVWYGGGSLRSAAWAGRRGLNLLVSNVVKAERSEDFEQIQLGLIEEFRAHHPAGHRARVSQGLVVIPTDSATPAQRAKYAAYAAERSSRTGTPHGPARMMYAPDLVGDSAELAERLSAHAGFRAVDEVSFALPFSFDHDDYVQILTDMATKLGPALGWCPAN; the protein is encoded by the coding sequence GTGACGGGACTGGAGGGCACTGTGTCCGAGCTGGTGAAACCCCTGCGCAAGTTGGGCTTCCTGACGATCGGCCTGTTCGACGGGGACGATCCCCGTCCCGGCCACGAGTCGACGCTGGAGATCGTCGAGCTGGGTGAGCGGCTGGGATTCGACACCGCGTGGGTGCGCCACCGTCACCTGCAGTACGGCATCTCCTCCCCCACGGCGGTGCTCGCCGCGCTCACCCAGCGCACCAGCCGGATCAACCTGGGCACCGCGGTGATCCCGCTGGGCTGGGAGAACCCGCTGCGGCTCGCCGAGGACCTGGCGACGGTCGACGTGCTCTCCGGCGGGCGGCTCAACCCCGGAGTGAGCGCGGGGCCGCCGATGCACTTCGAACGGGTCCGCTCAGCGCTGTACCCGGACACCGCCGATCAGGAGGACCTCGGTTACGGGCGGGCCGAACGGTTCATCGACTTCCTGCGCGGGACACCGGTCACCGAGTTCCGCGGTACCGAAGGCATCGAGGTGTTCTCCGACCGGGTGCAGCCGCATTCGCCGGGCCTGGCCGACCGTGTCTGGTACGGCGGTGGCAGCCTGCGCTCGGCGGCATGGGCCGGTCGGCGCGGACTGAACCTGCTGGTCAGCAACGTGGTCAAGGCCGAACGTTCCGAGGACTTCGAGCAGATCCAGCTCGGGCTGATCGAGGAGTTCCGCGCCCACCATCCCGCAGGGCACCGAGCCCGCGTCTCCCAAGGACTCGTGGTCATCCCCACCGACAGCGCGACTCCCGCCCAGCGGGCCAAGTACGCCGCGTACGCGGCGGAACGGTCGTCGCGCACCGGAACTCCGCACGGACCGGCCCGGATGATGTACGCCCCCGACCTGGTGGGCGACTCCGCCGAGCTCGCCGAGCGGCTGTCCGCGCACGCGGGGTTCCGCGCGGTGGACGAGGTTTCGTTCGCGCTGCCGTTCAGCTTCGACCACGACGACTACGTGCAGATCCTCACCGACATGGCCACGAAGCTGGGTCCGGCACTGGGCTGGTGCCCCGCGAACTGA
- a CDS encoding CoA-binding protein: protein MFAAGVGNDRRVHNRLTERSRRWVGRRPGERRCPCAESAAVAEPAPRRRLRRCGGRRGDRAEPRNRVRGRIWPVNPRRDSIEGIACYRSAAELPEAPDAAFVAVPKSAAVAAVAELAARGAGEWSAMRRVSPSTTPRAPNCNGPWWTPRGTWR from the coding sequence ATGTTCGCAGCAGGGGTGGGAAATGACAGAAGAGTCCACAATAGACTTACCGAACGATCGCGGCGGTGGGTCGGCCGTCGCCCGGGCGAACGCCGATGTCCATGCGCGGAAAGTGCGGCGGTTGCTGAACCCGCGCCACGTCGCCGTTTACGGCGGTGCGGTGGCCGCCGAGGTGATCGCGCAGAGCCGCGAAATCGGGTTCGAGGGCGGATCTGGCCCGTCAACCCGCGGCGGGACAGCATCGAGGGCATCGCCTGCTACCGCAGTGCCGCGGAGCTGCCGGAAGCTCCCGACGCCGCGTTCGTCGCGGTGCCCAAGTCGGCCGCCGTGGCGGCCGTGGCCGAGCTCGCCGCGCGCGGTGCAGGGGAGTGGTCTGCCATGCGTCGGGTTTCGCCGAGCACAACGCCGCGGGCGCCGAACTGCAACGGTCCTTGGTGGACGCCGCGGGGGACGTGGCGCTGA